In a single window of the Mugil cephalus isolate CIBA_MC_2020 chromosome 6, CIBA_Mcephalus_1.1, whole genome shotgun sequence genome:
- the dnai3 gene encoding dynein axonemal intermediate chain 3 has protein sequence MGHKRTKSATSSAGSKGKNKGHPDDILPMVLTSATQELFGCRADEDVTGESPYKLLRKDDIVQDIKTRAAASDFSPVKQIVLDYPEEEMLLVFDKDLTYGQSFYLALTPEARDRIFKPETLEVSENEVDKSSEPKHWISLGSEQEIDEESAKETRKKLWYRFSRVRRKFGAPVCFSDRNTADAKDSHLKCASYQDSRFSIKQMQRDCGMQAVPRLQSSSAQTEWKFRKNFFTQYKPRELNKEEIEDILQAEGLKNFCNLVTPRVLLALQQEEVMNVFFDDWKVLGAGAEAGDWSGKVSEGLVLHQAFSDQKYAKDKKISSINWHPTILGVLAVALTDKKENQLDESVTFILKRAFIVFYSFADPANPQLVLECPDDILSFEFCPSNPNIIAGGCINGQVVLWDISAHVTCLQGTQTGGKKVSVDTDSFDLEDNKETEAPVVRYCAVSALESSHKFPITDIQWLPQTFEVTRTGLPVENKDKVSVQIVTCSPDCSVLFWDVRMPKLLSQSLSDRKQNADQKTQVTPFIIPETFKHLDRTWKPLFKVSLPKIDTSGEYAPLKFSFEHYTCNVKTEKDDEDDSTEVVPDYSQLRTTSARILAPLEDVNTHLYVGTEDGELVYTDWKLEKDDSGRLFSAKPLLCFNPHHWLVTTIKRSPFFKDIILTTGGWNFAIWKEGIMDGPIFVSPSSETECTVGCWSPSRPAVFFIGKEDGSIEVWNLLQNTSEPAQVYAHISNVRISCIESWTAGPKQYFLAVTDDLGTLRVFEIPKTLYIPVRKERLSVQTFFELQKDRLDDYLMRTEQWAKEKREVKKEAEELKKKTEPDKPVKSLQKSEEETRKEYSDYVALEESTLKGIGLWKNTQDD, from the exons ATGGGACACAAAAGAACGAAGAGTGCAACAAGCAGTGCAGGAAgtaagggaaaaaataaag GTCACCCTGACGATATCCTCCCCATGGTCCTGACATCAGCCACCCAGGAGCTCTTTGGCTGCCGCGCTGATGAGGATGTCACAGGGGAGAGTCCTTACAAGCTGCTGAGAAAAGACGACATCGTACAGGACATTAAAACAAGAGCCGCGGCATCCGATTTCAGCCCTGTGAAGCAGATTGTGCTG GATtacccagaggaggagatgttGCTGGTGTTTGACAAAGACCTCACATATGGCCAGAGTTTCTACCTGGCGCTGACACCAGAAGCCAGGGACAGAATATTTAAG CCTGAAACACTAGAAGTGTCTGAGAATGAAGTCGATAAAAGCTCAGAACCGAAGCACTGGATATCTCTTGGCAGTGAGCAGGAAATAGATGAAGAATCCGCCAAGGAGACAAGAAAAAAg CTGTGGTACAGGTTCTCGAGAGTACGGAGGAAGTTTGGAGCACCGGTCTGTTTTTCTGACCGCAACACTGCAGATGCCAAGGATAGCCACCTGAAGTGTGCTTCCTACCAAGACAGCAGATTCAGCATCAAGCAGATGCAGAGGGACTGCGGGATGCAGGCTGTTCCCAGGCTACAGAGCAGCAGTGCTCAGACAGAGTG GAAGTTTCGGAAGAATTTCTTTACCCAGTACAAGCCAAGAGAGTTAAACAAGGAGGAAATAGAAGACATCCTCCAGGCTGAGGGTCTGAAGAACTTTTGCAACTTGGTGACCCCCAG AGTTTTGCTGGCCCTTCAGCAGGAGGAGGTTATGAATGTGTTCTTTGACGACTGGAAAGTTCTCGGAGCAGGAGCCGAAGCGGGTGACTGGTCTGGGAAGGTTTCCGAAGGCCTGGTGCTTCATCAGGCCTTCTCAGACCAGAAGTACGCTAAGGACAAGAAAATCAGCAGCATCAACTGGCACCCGACCATTCTAG GTGTGCTAGCTGTGGCTTTGACGGACAAAAAGGAGAATCAGCTGGATGAGTCTGTTACGTTTATCCTCAAACGGGCTTTCATTGTCTTCTACAGCTTCGCTGACCCCGCTAATCCCCAG ttggtCCTGGAGTGCCCAGATGATATTTTATCCTTTGAGTTCTGCCCCTCTAATCCAAATATTATTGCTGGCGGCTGCATTAATGGCCAG GTTGTGTTATGGGACATTTCCGCTCACGTCACATGCTTACAAGGAACACAGACCGGTGGTAAAAAGGTCTCCGTCGACACTGACTCATTC gacctggaggacaacAAAGAGACCGAGGCTCCCGTTGTGCGCTACTGTGCAGTGTCTGCCTTAGAAAGCAGCCACAAATTCCCAATTACCGATATCCAGTGGCTGCCGCAAACATTTGAG GTGACCAGGACGGGTTTACCAGTGGAGAACAAGGACAAAGTTTCTGTTCAGATTGTTACCTGCTCCCCTGACTG CTCTGTATTGTTCTGGGATGTGCGAATGCCAAAACTGCTGAGTCAGTCACTGTCGGACAGGAAGCAGAATGCGGATCAGAAGACCCAGGTGACACCTTTCATCATCCCTGAAACTTTCAAACACCTGGACAGGACGTGGAAACCACTGTTCAAG GTTTCTCTTCCAAAGATCGATACTAGTGGAGAATACGCTCCTTTGAAGTTCAGCTTCGAACATTACACCTGTAATGTGAAGACAG aaaaagatgatgaagatgacagCACAGAAGTCGTCCCAGACTACAGCCAGCTCAGGACAACCTCGGCCAGAATACTCGCCCCTCTGGAAGATGTCAACACCCACCTCTATGTTGGAACAGAG GATGGGGAGTTAGTTTACACCGACTGGAAACTGGAGAAAGACGACTCTGGACGGCTGTTCA GTGCCAAACCCCTCCTCTGTTTTAATCCTCACCACTGGTTGGTGACTACAATCAAACGATCGCCTTTCTTCAAAgacattattttgacaacaGGAGGCTGGAATTTCGCCATCTGGAAGGAAGGAATCATG GACGGCCCTATCTTTGTGTCCCCAAGCTCTGAGACGGAGTGCACCGTGGGCTGCTGGTCTCCGTCCCGGCCAGCTGTTTTCTTCATCGGCAAAGAAGATGGCAGCATTGAGGTGTGGAACCTGCTGCAGAACACCAGTGAACCGGCACAGGTCTACGCACACATCTCCAATGTCAGGATCTCTTGCATCGAATCCTGGACTGCTGGCC CCAAGCAGTACTTCCTGGCTGTGACTGATGACCTCGGAACGCTCCGTGTTTTCGAAATACCGAAAACCCTCTACATTCCTGTCAGGAAAGAG cgTTTGAGTGTGCAGACATTCTTTGAACTGCAGAAAGACAGGCTGGATGATTATTTGATGAGGACTGAACAGTGGGcgaaagagaaaagggaagtgaaaaaggaggcagaggaactgaagaagaaaacg GAGCCTGACAAGCCGGTGAAATCCCTGCAGAAAAGCGAAGAAGAGACCAGGAAGGAGTACAGCGATTACGTGGCGCTAGAGGAAAGCACTCTGAAGGGTATAGGcctgtggaaaaacacacaggatgACTGA